One genomic region from Spirosoma sp. KCTC 42546 encodes:
- a CDS encoding ABC transporter permease, with product MLLNYIKIAWKVLLRHPFYTFITLFGISLTLTVMMVLTSFLDHLIGSHYPENKRDRMLYIMQMRLQDSSRTSNSSGPMSFKFLTDYAKSLKTPERVTITTFINSSNAYVGSQKIKLNTKFTDADFWQVTDFDFLEGKPYNEQNMANGENVAVITDDFKKHYFDNADEPVVGKDVEIENIHYKVIGVVKASPATRPFTYADVYFPYTTPKSNYQATGMRGGYVAMILAKDKTDLPAIQEEFKSHIDRIPLPGIQDGFNYSVLEVKGESYLDNFIGPILEGNSGIKTIFFGVITFVLFMLMGLPAINLVNINVSRIMERASEIGIRKAFGAPVKTLVWQFIVENIFITLIGGTIALGLTMIVIHLINTSGMIAYADLTINLNVFLISLIVCLIFGLLSGVLPALRMSKLTIAEALKS from the coding sequence ATGCTACTGAACTACATAAAAATCGCCTGGAAGGTGTTGCTGCGGCATCCCTTTTACACCTTCATTACCCTTTTCGGCATCAGCCTGACACTGACCGTGATGATGGTGCTGACCTCCTTTCTCGATCACCTGATTGGGAGCCATTACCCTGAAAATAAGCGGGATCGGATGCTTTATATCATGCAAATGCGGCTGCAGGATTCGAGTCGGACGTCGAATAGCTCGGGGCCCATGAGTTTTAAGTTTTTGACAGACTACGCCAAGTCGCTGAAAACGCCTGAACGAGTAACGATCACCACCTTTATCAATAGCTCCAATGCCTATGTGGGGTCACAGAAAATTAAACTCAATACCAAATTCACCGATGCCGATTTCTGGCAGGTAACCGACTTTGACTTTCTGGAAGGCAAGCCGTACAATGAACAGAATATGGCCAATGGCGAAAACGTGGCGGTCATTACCGATGATTTCAAGAAGCACTATTTTGACAATGCTGACGAACCCGTTGTTGGTAAGGATGTTGAAATCGAAAACATTCATTATAAGGTAATTGGCGTAGTGAAGGCCAGTCCGGCTACCCGACCGTTTACCTATGCTGATGTTTACTTCCCGTACACGACTCCCAAAAGTAATTACCAGGCCACCGGAATGCGGGGCGGGTATGTGGCGATGATATTGGCGAAAGATAAAACCGACCTACCGGCTATTCAGGAGGAGTTCAAGAGTCATATCGACCGTATCCCATTGCCCGGTATCCAGGATGGATTTAACTATTCGGTACTGGAGGTGAAGGGCGAGTCCTATCTGGATAATTTTATAGGGCCTATCCTGGAGGGGAACTCTGGAATCAAGACTATTTTTTTCGGAGTGATCACGTTTGTTCTATTCATGTTGATGGGCTTACCGGCAATCAACTTAGTCAATATAAATGTCAGCCGAATTATGGAACGAGCCTCTGAAATTGGTATTCGGAAAGCCTTTGGTGCACCCGTAAAAACGCTGGTCTGGCAGTTCATTGTTGAGAATATTTTCATTACTCTTATCGGTGGTACCATTGCACTGGGCCTAACAATGATTGTCATTCACTTGATCAATACCAGCGGCATGATTGCCTACGCCGATCTGACCATCAATCTGAATGTATTCTTAATCAGCCTGATCGTGTGCCTGATTTTCGGACTCCTATCAGGCGTGTTGCCCGCCCTGCGTATGTCGAAACTAACCATTGCCGAAGCGCTCAAATCTTAA
- a CDS encoding ABC transporter ATP-binding protein encodes MISLQNIEKVYRTSTIETLALNNINLDIRKGEFVSIMGPSGCGKSTLLNVMGLLDEPSKGTVQLDGQPVTKYTDKELARLRNQKIGFIFQSFHLINDLSVLDNVEIPLLYRSTNGKPRQEYAKEALSKVGLSNRMKHFPKQLSGGQKQRVAIARAIVGNPHIILADEPTGNLDSAMGNEIMNILQQLNDDGATIVMVTHDEQMAKRTHRLIRLFDGTQVL; translated from the coding sequence ATGATCTCTCTCCAAAACATCGAAAAAGTCTACCGGACCAGCACCATCGAAACGCTGGCGCTGAACAACATCAACCTGGACATCAGGAAAGGCGAGTTCGTCTCGATTATGGGGCCGTCGGGTTGCGGCAAGAGTACCCTGCTCAACGTCATGGGCCTGCTCGATGAACCCTCGAAGGGCACGGTTCAACTGGATGGGCAGCCGGTCACGAAGTACACCGACAAGGAACTGGCCCGACTGCGTAACCAGAAGATCGGCTTCATTTTTCAGAGCTTCCACCTCATCAACGACCTGTCAGTGCTCGATAATGTCGAGATTCCGTTGCTGTATCGTTCGACCAACGGTAAGCCACGTCAGGAGTACGCCAAAGAGGCCCTTTCTAAAGTAGGCTTGAGTAACCGCATGAAGCACTTTCCGAAGCAGTTATCGGGTGGACAGAAACAGCGGGTTGCCATTGCCCGTGCCATCGTTGGGAACCCCCATATCATACTTGCCGATGAACCAACTGGCAACCTCGACAGTGCGATGGGCAACGAAATCATGAACATTCTCCAGCAACTCAACGACGACGGCGCCACCATCGTGATGGTTACCCACGACGAGCAAATGGCCAAACGCACGCATAGACTCATTCGACTGTTCGACGGAACGCAGGTTTTATAA
- a CDS encoding TolC family protein produces the protein MNRFYLVILGLLGIVGQTSAQVTTLNEVLQLAQAQSVSAKRANTQQRTNIWAYRSFLAQFKPQLSLDGSLPNFTRSYVQVTQPDGNIRFEPVSYNNSILNLSLSQTIAPTGGTIFVQKQLQRFDNFIQNSTLYNGIPFGIGLSQPLFQFNQMRWDKKIQPLLFAEGNQQLIESLEQVSLTATNLYFDLLVSQVNLQIAETNRVNNDTLYHIALHKLDLGKISQNDLLQLQLSVLNAEKDLASARQTAAVASLKLKTFIGYRTEANDRSVISQTRPLELAIPNQIPDLTVDVNRAINEATANRAAAIAFKRRLLEAERDLEKARKNNGLNATLTAGYGLSNQGPSLIDVYVRPQNREYVSLQFTLPIMTWGRAQAIVETAKANRELAQQTVEQDKLTFEQEIFTQVTLLQMLRQQVTLTAKADQIGQSRYQIAQDRFKLSDLSVTDLGIATQEKDRARRDAILALRDYWQAYYTLRLLTLYDFDTNQKLK, from the coding sequence ATGAACCGCTTTTACTTAGTCATACTGGGTTTACTTGGGATCGTTGGGCAAACATCGGCACAAGTCACGACCCTGAACGAGGTTTTGCAACTGGCGCAGGCACAGTCGGTGTCGGCGAAACGGGCTAACACGCAACAGCGTACGAACATCTGGGCTTATCGCTCGTTTCTGGCTCAGTTTAAACCGCAGCTCAGTTTGGATGGGTCCTTGCCTAATTTCACCCGCTCGTATGTGCAGGTGACGCAGCCCGATGGGAACATTCGGTTTGAGCCCGTATCGTATAATAACTCGATCCTGAATTTGTCGCTGAGTCAAACGATTGCCCCAACGGGCGGGACGATTTTTGTTCAGAAACAGCTCCAGCGGTTCGATAATTTCATTCAGAATAGCACGCTTTATAATGGCATTCCGTTTGGCATTGGCCTGTCGCAGCCGCTGTTCCAGTTCAACCAGATGCGCTGGGATAAGAAAATCCAGCCACTGTTATTTGCCGAGGGAAATCAGCAACTGATCGAATCGCTCGAACAGGTTTCACTAACGGCCACCAACCTGTATTTTGATCTGCTGGTGTCGCAAGTGAATCTGCAAATTGCCGAAACCAACCGTGTCAATAATGATACCCTTTATCACATTGCGCTCCACAAACTAGACCTTGGCAAAATTTCGCAGAACGATTTGTTACAATTGCAACTGAGCGTACTCAATGCCGAGAAAGACCTGGCATCGGCGCGGCAAACGGCAGCTGTGGCGTCGCTCAAACTGAAGACGTTTATTGGCTATCGAACGGAAGCAAACGATCGTTCGGTGATTAGCCAAACGCGCCCGCTTGAATTGGCCATTCCCAACCAGATTCCTGATCTGACGGTCGATGTGAATCGGGCGATCAACGAGGCCACGGCCAATCGGGCGGCAGCCATTGCGTTCAAACGTCGGCTGCTGGAGGCTGAACGGGATCTGGAAAAAGCGCGCAAAAACAATGGTCTGAACGCGACATTAACGGCAGGATACGGTTTGTCGAATCAAGGCCCCAGTCTCATTGACGTGTACGTTCGTCCGCAGAACCGGGAATATGTCTCGCTTCAATTTACGCTACCCATTATGACCTGGGGCCGCGCGCAGGCCATTGTCGAAACGGCAAAGGCAAACCGGGAACTGGCGCAGCAAACCGTCGAGCAGGATAAACTCACTTTCGAACAGGAGATTTTTACGCAGGTGACGCTATTACAAATGCTTCGCCAGCAAGTGACGCTCACTGCCAAAGCCGACCAGATTGGCCAGAGCCGCTACCAGATTGCGCAGGATCGCTTTAAATTAAGCGACCTCAGTGTGACCGACTTAGGCATTGCCACGCAGGAAAAAGACCGCGCCCGTCGCGATGCCATCCTGGCCCTGCGCGATTACTGGCAAGCCTACTACACCCTTCGCTTATTAACCTTATACGATTTTGACACAAACCAGAAACTAAAATGA
- a CDS encoding efflux RND transporter periplasmic adaptor subunit, whose amino-acid sequence MDKELAPEIANRGRNRNLLIGVTAVVVLALVILWTRNALKTSVEADRIRLATAEIGPVENSLNATGEVIPAYEQIYTSPIRASIRRILLTPGTSVKAGQPIMDLDKSLTEIELEKLNDQLALKRNGIDQLRMKLNKSLYDAEVNDQIKLLNINRLRADLEGTKRLQKVGGSTGEDVTRAENALRVAELEKKQLENDLTYNRQSMSASLRETTLQAQIEEKNLKELTHKLKQANIIADRPGVLTWVNENIGSAVNEGEMLAKLADLASFRVEGSCSDVYADQVKVGLMVTVKVNETNLRGLITQVKPAVKNGIVQFVIQLDNSHHASLRPNMKVEVFVITDRVAKAVRVANGPAFKGKRTQYVYVLPKGSQVAHRREIALGLSNFDFVEIKSGIQPGEQIILTDLSQYEHLEEITIEPKH is encoded by the coding sequence ATGGATAAAGAACTTGCCCCAGAGATCGCCAACCGTGGCCGCAATCGGAACCTGCTTATTGGGGTGACGGCTGTTGTTGTGTTGGCACTGGTCATTCTCTGGACACGGAATGCGCTCAAAACGTCTGTCGAGGCCGATCGAATTCGTCTGGCCACTGCCGAAATTGGGCCGGTCGAAAACTCCCTGAATGCCACGGGTGAAGTCATTCCCGCTTACGAGCAGATCTATACCAGTCCCATTCGGGCCAGTATCCGTCGGATATTACTGACACCGGGTACGTCGGTAAAAGCGGGTCAGCCTATTATGGATCTCGATAAGTCGCTCACCGAAATTGAATTGGAAAAACTCAATGACCAGCTGGCGCTGAAACGGAACGGCATCGATCAGTTGCGCATGAAGTTGAATAAAAGCCTGTACGATGCCGAAGTGAATGATCAGATAAAGCTGCTCAACATCAATCGGCTACGGGCTGATCTGGAAGGGACCAAACGATTGCAGAAAGTAGGCGGGAGCACAGGCGAAGATGTGACCCGCGCCGAAAATGCCCTTCGTGTGGCCGAACTGGAAAAAAAGCAGTTAGAGAACGACCTCACTTACAATCGACAGTCGATGAGCGCCAGCCTGCGCGAAACGACCTTACAGGCGCAGATTGAAGAAAAGAACCTGAAAGAACTGACTCACAAACTAAAACAGGCCAATATTATTGCCGACCGGCCGGGTGTGCTGACCTGGGTAAATGAGAACATCGGCTCAGCCGTCAACGAAGGCGAAATGCTGGCCAAACTGGCCGATCTGGCGAGTTTTCGGGTTGAAGGGTCGTGTTCTGATGTGTATGCCGATCAGGTTAAAGTAGGGCTAATGGTTACGGTTAAAGTAAATGAAACCAATCTGCGGGGGCTCATTACGCAGGTGAAACCCGCCGTGAAAAATGGGATTGTGCAGTTTGTGATTCAACTGGATAACAGCCACCACGCGTCCCTTCGTCCGAATATGAAAGTGGAAGTGTTCGTCATCACTGATCGAGTGGCAAAGGCCGTACGGGTAGCTAACGGTCCCGCCTTCAAAGGCAAGCGAACCCAGTACGTATATGTGTTACCGAAAGGGAGTCAGGTAGCGCACCGTAGGGAGATCGCGTTAGGTCTATCCAACTTTGATTTCGTAGAAATAAAGTCGGGGATTCAGCCGGGAGAACAAATCATCCTGACCGATCTGAGCCAGTACGAGCATCTGGAAGAAATCACCATTGAGCCGAAACACTAA
- a CDS encoding GH92 family glycosyl hydrolase: MMKITFTILFQFLVFLSYAQQNLVPYVQPLIGTEKMGHTFPGATVPFGSVQLSPDSDTLSYEFNGKYNGDVYRYCAGYKYEDKTIVGFSHTHFSGTGHSDLGDFLIMPTQGALQLNPGVASNPKGGYRSAFSHANEVAEAGYYKVKLDDDAITAELTASSRVGFHQYTFPKSDQSHIILDLTHGIYNYEDKVVWTYVRVVNDTLITGYRQTNGWARTRTVYFALSFSKPFKSYGQQNLDKPQVYKGFWRKFDQTKNFPELAGKKIRMYFDFDTNEGEKVKLKMALSPVSQENALANMQTEIPHWNFEQTKARAQADWNKELNKIQIDASETDKVNFYTSLYHSFINPTTYMDANGQYKGLDQGVHQAGGFTNYTTFSLWDTYRALHPFLNLTQPARSNDMVQSMMAHYDQSALKMLPIWSHYANDNWCMSGYHSVSVLADAIIKGVYKGDAQKALDACIATSNHRDYEGIGEYIDKGFIPENTNRTSVSNTLEYAYDDWCIAQLAKKLNRPDVYATYLKRSENWKNVYDTSIGFMRPRLADGSFKKEFDVLKTDGQGFIEGNSWNFSFFVPQNPAALMQVMGGPKKFATRLDSLFSMHLPDEFFAETEDITREGIIGGYIHGNEPAHHIAYLYNWAGQSWKTQERVRMILNMQYKSTPDGLGGNDDCGQMSAWYMFSSMGFYPVAPGSEEYSLGSPSVKNARLNLENGQTFTIEAINQGDKNVYVQKVLLNGRELTRPIITHSDILKGGKLTFYMSAKPTKK; this comes from the coding sequence ATGATGAAAATTACTTTTACAATCCTCTTCCAATTCCTCGTTTTCCTCTCTTACGCTCAACAGAATCTGGTTCCCTACGTACAACCGCTGATTGGCACCGAAAAAATGGGACATACCTTTCCTGGCGCTACGGTGCCGTTTGGGTCGGTTCAGTTAAGCCCAGATTCGGACACGTTATCGTACGAATTTAATGGCAAATACAATGGCGATGTTTATCGATACTGTGCGGGTTATAAATACGAAGACAAAACGATTGTCGGGTTTAGTCATACCCATTTCAGCGGTACGGGGCACTCGGACCTTGGTGACTTTCTGATTATGCCCACGCAGGGGGCTTTACAACTCAATCCGGGCGTGGCGTCGAATCCCAAGGGTGGCTATCGGTCGGCGTTTTCGCACGCGAATGAGGTGGCCGAAGCGGGGTATTATAAAGTCAAACTTGACGATGATGCCATTACCGCCGAGCTGACTGCTTCCAGTCGGGTTGGTTTTCATCAGTACACATTTCCAAAGTCGGATCAGTCGCACATTATTCTGGATTTGACGCACGGTATTTACAATTACGAGGATAAAGTGGTCTGGACGTACGTGCGGGTGGTCAACGACACACTGATAACGGGTTATCGGCAAACCAACGGCTGGGCACGCACCCGAACGGTGTATTTTGCCCTATCGTTTTCGAAACCCTTTAAATCATACGGACAGCAAAACCTGGATAAACCGCAGGTGTATAAGGGCTTCTGGCGGAAGTTCGATCAGACCAAAAACTTCCCGGAACTAGCGGGCAAGAAGATTCGGATGTATTTCGACTTCGATACGAACGAGGGCGAGAAAGTTAAACTAAAAATGGCCTTATCGCCGGTTAGTCAGGAAAATGCGCTGGCCAACATGCAAACCGAAATCCCGCACTGGAACTTCGAGCAGACAAAAGCACGAGCCCAGGCCGACTGGAATAAGGAGTTGAACAAAATCCAGATCGACGCATCGGAAACCGACAAAGTAAACTTCTATACATCGCTCTATCACTCGTTTATCAACCCAACCACCTATATGGATGCGAATGGGCAATATAAAGGGTTGGATCAGGGTGTGCATCAGGCGGGTGGGTTTACGAATTATACGACGTTTTCACTGTGGGATACCTATCGGGCGCTGCATCCATTCTTGAATCTTACACAACCCGCTCGCTCTAACGATATGGTGCAGTCTATGATGGCCCATTACGACCAAAGCGCACTCAAAATGCTGCCCATCTGGTCGCATTACGCCAATGACAACTGGTGTATGAGTGGGTATCACAGCGTATCGGTGCTGGCCGATGCTATTATCAAGGGTGTCTATAAAGGCGATGCCCAGAAAGCGCTGGATGCCTGCATAGCCACCTCCAACCACCGTGATTACGAAGGCATTGGGGAGTACATAGACAAAGGGTTTATTCCTGAGAATACAAATAGAACCTCCGTCTCGAACACGCTTGAGTATGCGTATGACGATTGGTGCATTGCCCAGTTGGCGAAGAAACTGAATCGGCCCGATGTGTATGCCACCTATCTCAAACGCTCCGAAAACTGGAAGAACGTCTACGATACGTCCATTGGGTTTATGCGTCCCCGCCTGGCCGATGGCTCGTTCAAAAAAGAGTTTGATGTATTGAAAACGGATGGGCAAGGCTTTATTGAGGGCAATTCCTGGAACTTCAGTTTTTTTGTACCACAAAATCCAGCAGCCCTGATGCAAGTAATGGGTGGGCCCAAAAAGTTTGCCACCCGGCTCGACTCGCTCTTTTCGATGCATTTGCCGGATGAGTTTTTTGCCGAAACGGAAGATATTACCCGCGAAGGAATCATTGGTGGGTACATTCACGGCAACGAACCAGCGCACCACATTGCCTACCTGTACAACTGGGCGGGGCAGTCCTGGAAAACGCAGGAACGCGTCCGGATGATCCTCAACATGCAATACAAATCCACTCCCGACGGCTTGGGCGGCAATGATGATTGTGGCCAGATGAGCGCCTGGTACATGTTCTCTTCGATGGGTTTTTACCCGGTAGCACCCGGTTCCGAAGAATACTCGCTGGGAAGTCCTTCGGTCAAAAACGCCCGCTTGAACCTGGAAAATGGCCAGACGTTTACCATCGAAGCCATCAATCAGGGCGATAAAAATGTGTATGTGCAGAAGGTGCTGTTGAATGGCAGGGAATTGACGCGGCCCATAATTACGCATTCGGATATTTTGAAAGGCGGGAAACTAACGTTTTACATGAGCGCGAAACCAACGAAAAAATAG
- a CDS encoding DUF4421 family protein translates to MSCLRMGKVILGRWLLLILLMGSHIGSFGQGLSLLGIPLDTLLKTKIPRVDKAYITTYYRQLHLYAVSDRQDYTLRVVGSPNTLVYRPNLAWSLGLGVNYKWFGTEITVKLPFFGYNNDLRGKTKPFGVTINLNNRRFWLSTQYQFYRGFYLSNPDILQANWFDHNSAYPYRNDLRSQTVSSRLLYQFNPLQLSTPATLLQREEQRKGASSWNVGASITYQLIRADSSLVPTALQADFRPESNLLNLKSVAVGIDLGYSQTFVYRKHYFVSFTVRPGLTIMLQQSSGETSGSETHIQPGWEGIASATIGYSSSIFYGGLYGSTTLMNRTFSNGLINTNTSYLRLVFGKRIRYRPKGIIKQVPGL, encoded by the coding sequence ATGTCCTGTTTACGCATGGGTAAGGTTATTTTGGGGCGATGGTTACTGCTTATCCTGCTGATGGGTAGCCACATTGGCAGTTTTGGACAGGGCCTTAGTTTGTTGGGTATTCCGCTGGATACGTTGCTGAAAACCAAGATACCACGGGTCGACAAAGCCTACATAACGACTTATTATCGACAGTTACATTTATATGCCGTCAGCGACCGTCAGGATTATACCCTGCGGGTGGTTGGTTCGCCGAATACGTTGGTTTACAGGCCCAATCTGGCCTGGTCGCTGGGTCTGGGGGTCAACTACAAATGGTTCGGAACGGAAATAACGGTTAAACTGCCATTCTTTGGCTACAATAACGACCTCCGGGGAAAGACCAAACCGTTTGGAGTGACTATCAATTTAAACAACCGCCGGTTCTGGTTATCAACGCAATACCAGTTTTATCGCGGTTTTTATTTGAGCAATCCCGACATCCTTCAGGCGAATTGGTTTGACCATAATTCGGCGTATCCGTATCGCAATGATCTTCGGAGCCAGACGGTGTCGAGCCGGTTGCTGTACCAGTTCAATCCGCTCCAGCTCTCGACACCAGCCACATTGCTTCAGCGGGAAGAACAACGCAAAGGCGCAAGTTCCTGGAATGTTGGGGCTTCGATAACCTATCAGCTCATACGGGCCGATTCGTCCCTGGTACCCACTGCGTTGCAGGCTGATTTTCGGCCCGAGTCGAATCTGCTAAATCTTAAATCGGTGGCCGTGGGCATCGATCTGGGGTACAGCCAGACGTTTGTTTATCGCAAACACTATTTTGTCAGTTTCACCGTACGGCCGGGACTAACGATTATGCTACAACAAAGCAGTGGCGAAACATCGGGTTCCGAAACGCACATACAGCCGGGCTGGGAGGGAATTGCATCGGCAACGATTGGTTATAGTTCGAGTATCTTTTATGGCGGATTATATGGATCAACCACGCTGATGAACCGGACCTTTTCGAATGGTTTGATCAACACGAACACGAGTTATCTTCGACTGGTGTTCGGTAAGCGAATCCGCTATCGACCGAAAGGGATCATCAAACAGGTTCCTGGTTTGTAA
- a CDS encoding NADPH:quinone oxidoreductase family protein: protein MKAILCRAYGLPDTLTLEDVPAPTPGPGEVLIQTKACSLNFPDTLTIRNMYQFKPPLPFSPGSESSGIVKSVGEGVKHVKPGDHVFTFGSHGGLAEERISDARTTIPLPAGMDFVTGASTMYAYGTSYHALKDRAQLQPGETLLVLGAAGGVGLAAVELGDLMGATVIAAASSDEKLAVCNEKGASYMINYTTEDLRERIKDITQGKGVDVIYDPVGDKWAEPAIRSLAWKGRYLVVGFAGGEIPKIPLNLALLKGSSLVGVFWGMFTQKEAALSMKNMQEIAGWAMEGKISPHISKHYTLAEAPQALTDMMERKVIGKAVVVL from the coding sequence ATGAAAGCCATCCTTTGCCGCGCCTACGGGCTACCCGACACGCTTACGCTTGAAGATGTTCCTGCACCAACGCCCGGCCCCGGTGAGGTGTTGATCCAGACGAAAGCCTGTAGCCTGAATTTTCCGGATACGCTCACGATCCGGAATATGTATCAGTTTAAACCCCCGCTGCCGTTTTCGCCGGGGAGTGAATCGTCGGGTATCGTTAAATCGGTGGGCGAGGGTGTAAAGCACGTCAAACCGGGCGATCACGTATTTACGTTCGGTTCGCATGGCGGACTGGCCGAAGAACGTATTTCGGATGCCCGAACCACGATTCCCCTGCCCGCTGGGATGGATTTTGTAACAGGTGCGTCGACCATGTATGCGTATGGCACCTCCTATCATGCCCTGAAAGATCGCGCGCAACTGCAACCCGGCGAAACATTGCTGGTGTTGGGAGCGGCTGGCGGTGTCGGTTTAGCGGCCGTAGAATTAGGTGATCTGATGGGGGCCACGGTCATCGCAGCCGCATCGTCCGATGAAAAACTAGCGGTCTGCAATGAGAAAGGAGCGTCCTACATGATCAATTACACCACCGAAGACCTGCGCGAACGGATCAAAGACATCACGCAGGGGAAAGGCGTCGATGTTATTTATGATCCGGTGGGCGACAAATGGGCGGAGCCAGCCATCCGGTCGCTGGCCTGGAAAGGTCGGTATCTGGTTGTCGGGTTTGCGGGGGGCGAAATTCCGAAGATTCCGCTGAATCTCGCGTTGTTAAAAGGTAGTTCGCTGGTGGGCGTTTTCTGGGGCATGTTCACTCAAAAAGAAGCGGCCCTGAGCATGAAAAACATGCAGGAAATTGCGGGTTGGGCCATGGAAGGTAAAATTTCACCGCATATATCTAAACACTATACGTTGGCCGAAGCGCCACAAGCGCTTACCGATATGATGGAACGTAAAGTCATTGGTAAAGCGGTTGTGGTGTTGTAG
- a CDS encoding alpha/beta fold hydrolase encodes MKNRPTAFAFLLLLLAHLVNAQTTIPYGNNPQAGHYYNVGDAKIYYELYGKGKPIVLLHGGLFGYIDEYEFLIPKLAQTHQVIAIGTRGHGKSEIGTKPFTYQQLANDAYAVIRSVTKDSVLVIGFSDGGITGYNLTATHPELVRKLVAIGSPRRPADRVLSNEEEGKMTAERLDKLAPDFVKSRKAIMPEPNRWNELLDKLDPLWNQPTFISDEALHQVNCPVLVMAGDKDPYFKTEKVVETARLFQHGTLAIIPGCGHVVLYCNFHAVWEAIVPFIK; translated from the coding sequence ATGAAAAACCGGCCGACAGCCTTTGCATTTCTACTGCTTCTACTTGCCCATCTGGTCAATGCCCAGACCACTATTCCCTACGGCAACAATCCGCAGGCTGGCCACTACTACAACGTGGGTGATGCCAAAATCTACTATGAACTTTATGGAAAAGGCAAACCTATTGTGCTCCTGCACGGGGGGTTGTTCGGGTATATCGACGAGTACGAATTTCTGATTCCTAAACTGGCTCAAACCCATCAGGTTATTGCCATTGGCACCCGAGGGCATGGCAAATCGGAGATTGGCACCAAACCATTTACGTACCAGCAACTCGCCAATGATGCCTATGCCGTTATCAGAAGCGTAACGAAAGATAGCGTGCTGGTCATCGGCTTTAGTGATGGTGGCATCACCGGCTATAACCTTACCGCCACACACCCCGAACTGGTTCGAAAACTCGTGGCAATCGGTTCCCCCCGGCGACCAGCGGATCGGGTTTTGAGCAACGAAGAAGAAGGCAAAATGACCGCCGAACGGTTGGATAAACTAGCGCCCGATTTCGTAAAATCCAGAAAGGCGATCATGCCCGAACCGAATCGATGGAATGAATTGCTGGATAAACTCGACCCGCTCTGGAATCAGCCAACCTTCATTTCCGACGAAGCCCTGCACCAGGTCAACTGCCCCGTTCTGGTCATGGCCGGGGACAAAGATCCGTATTTCAAGACTGAAAAAGTCGTAGAAACAGCCCGTTTGTTTCAGCACGGCACCCTGGCTATTATTCCCGGTTGCGGCCATGTGGTACTCTATTGCAACTTCCATGCGGTTTGGGAAGCTATCGTTCCTTTTATCAAGTAA
- a CDS encoding family 16 glycoside hydrolase: MKTLLLTSLVGLIALKATAQNQPENYGDFSTKQWTFSSKYTRATYLGKPALKLIREKETATGASIAYLNDYSFSDGSIELDIATPFPKSTISFLGVLFHFNKVGSEPRYECFYFRPFMSGKSGAMQYMPINNGLVNWPDYQAAVYQGSPVCKTQQWFHVKVDVKGPMATVFVDGKQVYQIKNLARGSSKGSVGLWLGNTPEGYFANFRVTRALPK, encoded by the coding sequence ATGAAAACCCTCCTATTGACCTCGCTTGTTGGGTTAATTGCCCTGAAGGCAACAGCCCAGAATCAACCCGAGAATTACGGCGATTTCTCAACCAAACAATGGACGTTCAGCAGCAAGTACACCAGGGCTACTTACTTAGGCAAGCCCGCACTCAAACTTATCCGCGAGAAAGAAACGGCTACGGGAGCCAGCATTGCTTACCTCAACGACTATTCCTTTTCGGATGGGAGCATTGAACTAGATATTGCGACCCCCTTTCCCAAATCGACGATCTCGTTTCTGGGTGTGCTTTTCCACTTTAACAAGGTCGGCAGTGAACCGCGTTACGAGTGCTTTTACTTCCGTCCGTTCATGTCGGGAAAATCGGGGGCGATGCAATACATGCCAATCAACAACGGCCTCGTCAACTGGCCCGACTACCAGGCCGCTGTTTATCAGGGGTCTCCGGTTTGTAAGACGCAGCAATGGTTCCACGTCAAAGTCGATGTAAAAGGGCCAATGGCAACCGTTTTCGTAGATGGCAAACAAGTGTACCAGATCAAAAATCTGGCCCGTGGCAGTTCAAAAGGATCGGTGGGACTTTGGCTGGGCAACACGCCCGAAGGCTATTTTGCCAATTTCAGGGTGACCCGAGCTTTACCAAAATAG